In Populus trichocarpa isolate Nisqually-1 chromosome 12, P.trichocarpa_v4.1, whole genome shotgun sequence, a genomic segment contains:
- the LOC127903936 gene encoding uncharacterized protein LOC127903936, whose protein sequence is MQIQPYFTELLNAALELLTCCHCSGDTGCPNCVQSMVCHEYNEVIHKDAAIMILESLSLEKQTTLPKTIASPESLALANMVLLQPGEGLLNLSVVHVSLTVAEPTTVASNIVYEIMKANFISKKPNHTS, encoded by the exons ATGCAG ATTCAACCTTATTTCACAGAGCTGTTGAATGCTGCTTTGGAACTTCTCACATGTTGCCACTGCTCAGGAGACACTGGCTGCCCAAATTGTGTTCAA AGTATGGTTTGTCACGAGTACAACGAGGTTATACACAAGGATGCTGCGATTATGATTCTTGAG AGTCTTTCTTTGGAGAAGCAAACGACTCTTCCTAAAACCATAGCGAGTCCTGAATCATTAGCGCTTGCTAATATGGTTCTCTTACAGCCTGGGGAGGGTTTACTGAATTTGTCAGTTGTACATGTATCGTTGACTGTTGCAGAGCCTACTACAGTGGCAAGTAACATTGTTTATGAAATTATGAAGGCCAACTTCATATCAAAAAAGCCAAACCATACATCTTAG